The Burkholderia lata genome contains a region encoding:
- the uraD gene encoding 2-oxo-4-hydroxy-4-carboxy-5-ureidoimidazoline decarboxylase, which yields MKAMRYTLEQLNTMAPSAFVAALSGIFEHSPWVAEVAAGERPFASIDALHKTMSGAVETGGEVRQLALINAHPELAGKAAVRGELTAESTREQSGAGLDQCTQEEFDKLLTLNRTYREKFGFPFILAVRGYDRHGIIANFESRVNHSRTEELRASLDQIYRIARFRLDDLIDA from the coding sequence ATGAAGGCGATGCGCTACACGTTGGAACAACTGAACACGATGGCGCCGAGCGCATTTGTCGCGGCATTGTCGGGGATCTTCGAACATTCGCCGTGGGTGGCCGAAGTCGCCGCGGGCGAGCGGCCGTTCGCGAGTATCGACGCGCTGCACAAGACGATGTCGGGTGCGGTCGAGACGGGCGGCGAAGTGCGCCAGCTCGCGCTGATCAACGCTCACCCGGAGCTGGCCGGCAAGGCTGCCGTGCGTGGCGAGCTGACCGCCGAGTCGACGCGCGAGCAGAGCGGCGCGGGCCTCGACCAGTGCACGCAGGAAGAGTTCGACAAGCTGCTGACGCTGAACCGCACGTATCGCGAGAAGTTCGGCTTCCCGTTCATCCTCGCGGTGCGCGGCTACGACCGGCACGGCATCATCGCGAACTTCGAGTCGCGCGTGAATCATTCGCGCACGGAGGAACTGCGGGCGAGCCTCGACCAGATCTACCGGATCGCGCGCTTCCGCCTCGACGACCTGATCGACGCCTGA
- the puuE gene encoding allantoinase PuuE has product MSLDPNYPRDLIGYGRHPVQANWPGRARVAVQFVLNYEEGGENCVLHGDPGSEQFLSEIVGAAAYPDRHMSMESIYEYGSRAGVWRILREFEKRGMPLTVFGVGMAIERHPELARAFVELGHEIACHGWRWIHYQSMTPELEAEHMRLGMEAIERVTGERPLGWYTGRDSPNTHRLVAEYGGFLYDSDNYGDDLPFWMDVEVSGGKKSPQLIVPYTLDTNDMRFATPQGFNTGDHFFDYLRDAFDVLYAEGDEAPKMLSIGMHCRLLGRPGRFRGLQRFLDHIEKHDRVWVTRRVDIARHWREHHPYQPNHRNEGKA; this is encoded by the coding sequence ATGTCACTCGATCCCAACTATCCTCGCGACCTGATCGGCTACGGCCGCCATCCCGTTCAGGCGAACTGGCCGGGGCGTGCCCGCGTCGCCGTGCAATTCGTGCTGAACTACGAGGAGGGCGGTGAGAACTGCGTGCTGCATGGCGATCCGGGCTCCGAGCAGTTCCTGTCGGAAATCGTCGGCGCGGCCGCGTATCCCGACCGCCACATGAGCATGGAGTCGATCTACGAATACGGTTCGCGGGCCGGCGTGTGGCGCATCCTGCGCGAATTCGAGAAGCGCGGGATGCCGCTGACGGTATTCGGCGTCGGCATGGCAATCGAACGCCACCCGGAGCTCGCGCGCGCATTCGTCGAGCTGGGCCATGAAATCGCGTGCCACGGCTGGCGCTGGATCCACTACCAGAGCATGACGCCGGAGCTCGAGGCCGAGCACATGCGCCTCGGGATGGAAGCGATCGAGCGTGTGACGGGCGAGCGCCCGCTCGGCTGGTACACCGGCCGCGACAGCCCCAATACGCACCGCCTCGTCGCGGAATACGGCGGTTTCCTGTACGACTCCGACAACTACGGCGACGACCTGCCGTTCTGGATGGACGTCGAAGTCTCCGGCGGCAAGAAATCGCCGCAGCTGATCGTGCCGTACACGCTCGACACGAACGACATGCGCTTCGCGACGCCGCAGGGCTTCAACACCGGCGATCACTTCTTCGACTACCTGCGCGACGCATTCGACGTGCTGTACGCGGAAGGCGACGAAGCGCCGAAGATGCTGTCGATCGGCATGCACTGCCGGTTGCTCGGCCGGCCGGGCCGGTTCCGCGGGCTGCAGCGTTTCCTCGATCACATCGAGAAGCACGATCGCGTATGGGTGACGCGCCGTGTCGATATCGCGCGTCACTGGCGTGAACATCATCCGTATCAGCCCAATCATCGAAACGAAGGGAAAGCATGA
- a CDS encoding aspartate/glutamate racemase family protein, whose amino-acid sequence MKIRLINPNTTQRMTDAMGRCAREVAAAGTEIVAVSPPMGPPSIEGYYDEALATPGLLAEIVQGERDGCDAYVIACFGDPGLYAARELARGPVIGIAEAAMHAASVLAPGFSVVTTLARTCGMAWHLAERYGMKRFCRNVRATDVAVLELDRPGSAARRIIVDECRRALDEDGADAIVLGCAGMAEFAHEIEQQIGAPVVEGVTAAVKWAEALVALRLATAKRGDYARPLPKRYDGAFARFSPPDGDEAEPVPNLPQPHIHTV is encoded by the coding sequence ATGAAGATTCGACTGATCAATCCGAATACGACGCAGCGGATGACCGACGCGATGGGCCGCTGCGCGCGCGAGGTCGCGGCCGCCGGCACGGAAATCGTGGCGGTGAGCCCGCCGATGGGGCCGCCGTCGATCGAAGGGTATTACGACGAGGCGCTCGCGACGCCGGGGCTGCTCGCCGAGATCGTGCAGGGCGAGCGCGACGGCTGCGACGCGTACGTGATCGCGTGCTTCGGCGATCCCGGCCTCTACGCGGCGCGCGAGCTCGCACGCGGGCCGGTGATCGGCATCGCCGAGGCCGCGATGCATGCGGCGAGCGTGCTCGCGCCGGGCTTCTCGGTCGTCACGACGCTCGCGCGCACCTGCGGGATGGCATGGCACCTCGCCGAGCGCTACGGGATGAAGCGGTTCTGCCGCAACGTGCGCGCGACCGACGTCGCGGTGCTCGAGCTCGACCGGCCGGGCTCGGCCGCGCGCCGGATCATCGTCGACGAATGCCGGCGCGCGCTCGACGAGGACGGCGCCGACGCGATCGTGCTTGGTTGTGCGGGGATGGCCGAGTTCGCGCACGAGATCGAGCAGCAGATCGGCGCGCCGGTGGTCGAGGGCGTCACCGCGGCCGTCAAATGGGCCGAGGCGCTCGTCGCGCTGCGCCTCGCGACCGCGAAGCGCGGCGACTACGCGCGGCCGCTGCCGAAGCGCTACGACGGCGCGTTCGCCCGCTTCAGCCCGCCGGACGGGGATGAGGCGGAACCGGTCCCGAATTTGCCGCAACCGCACATACACACCGTCTGA
- a CDS encoding NCS1 family nucleobase:cation symporter-1, which translates to MAQFSVAHDSAYPAEEGGEGGDPALPNGYSERLYNEDLAPLKNQTWGSYNIFAFWMSDVHSVGGYVFAGSLFALGLTSWQVLIALIVGIGFVNLLCNLIARPSQQVGVPYPVACRATFGVLGANVPAVIRGLIAIAWYGIQTYLASSALVIVVLKFFPQWLPYADVHRYGFLGLSAVGWAGFMLLWVLQALVFWNGMETIKKFIDFAGPAVYVVMFILAGYMVWRAGWRNIGINLGGVKYHGAEVIPVMITAVSLVVSYFSGPMLNFGDFSRYCRSFGEVKRGNFWGLPVNFLAFSLVTVITTAATLPVFGELITDPVETVGRIDHPTAVILGALTFTIATIGINIVANFVSPAFDFSNVAPRLISWRAGGMLAAVASIFITPWNLFNNPAVIHYTLDVLGAFIGPLYGVLIADFYLVKRGRLVRDDLYTMSESGTYWYTGGVNRRALAALLPAAVIAIVCVMMPGWQGVANFSWFIGAGLGFVFYRLLVSTKA; encoded by the coding sequence ATGGCTCAGTTCAGTGTGGCGCACGACAGCGCCTATCCGGCAGAAGAAGGCGGCGAGGGCGGCGACCCGGCACTGCCGAATGGTTATAGCGAACGTCTGTACAACGAAGATTTGGCACCCCTGAAAAATCAGACTTGGGGTTCATACAATATCTTCGCGTTCTGGATGTCGGACGTGCACAGCGTCGGTGGCTACGTGTTCGCGGGCAGCCTGTTCGCGCTCGGGCTGACGAGCTGGCAGGTGCTGATCGCGCTGATCGTCGGGATCGGCTTTGTGAACCTGCTGTGCAACCTGATCGCGCGGCCGAGCCAGCAGGTCGGCGTGCCGTATCCGGTTGCGTGCCGCGCGACGTTCGGCGTGCTCGGTGCGAACGTACCGGCCGTGATCCGCGGGCTGATCGCGATTGCGTGGTACGGCATCCAGACCTATCTCGCATCGAGCGCGCTCGTGATCGTCGTGCTGAAATTCTTCCCGCAATGGCTGCCTTACGCGGACGTGCATCGCTACGGCTTCCTCGGGCTGTCGGCGGTCGGCTGGGCCGGCTTCATGCTGCTGTGGGTGCTCCAGGCGCTCGTGTTCTGGAACGGGATGGAGACGATCAAGAAGTTCATCGACTTCGCGGGGCCGGCCGTCTACGTCGTGATGTTCATCCTCGCCGGCTACATGGTGTGGCGCGCGGGCTGGCGCAACATCGGCATCAACCTCGGCGGCGTGAAATACCACGGCGCGGAAGTGATTCCGGTGATGATCACGGCCGTGTCGCTAGTCGTGTCGTACTTCTCCGGGCCGATGCTGAATTTCGGCGATTTCTCGCGCTACTGCCGCTCGTTCGGCGAAGTGAAGCGCGGCAATTTCTGGGGGCTGCCGGTCAACTTCCTCGCGTTCTCGCTCGTCACGGTGATCACGACGGCCGCGACGTTGCCGGTGTTCGGCGAACTCATCACCGATCCGGTCGAGACGGTCGGCCGCATCGACCATCCGACCGCGGTGATCCTCGGCGCGCTGACGTTCACGATCGCGACGATCGGCATCAACATCGTCGCGAACTTCGTGTCGCCCGCGTTCGACTTCTCGAACGTCGCACCGCGCCTGATCAGCTGGCGCGCGGGCGGGATGCTCGCGGCCGTCGCGTCGATCTTCATCACGCCGTGGAACCTGTTCAACAATCCGGCTGTGATCCACTACACGCTCGACGTGCTCGGCGCGTTCATCGGCCCGCTGTACGGCGTGCTGATCGCCGACTTCTACCTCGTCAAGCGCGGCCGGCTCGTGCGCGACGACCTGTACACGATGTCGGAAAGCGGCACGTACTGGTACACGGGCGGCGTGAACCGCCGCGCGCTTGCCGCGCTGTTGCCGGCCGCGGTGATCGCGATCGTCTGCGTGATGATGCCGGGCTGGCAGGGCGTCGCGAACTTCTCGTGGTTCATCGGCGCGGGGCTCGGCTTCGTCTTCTACCGGCTGCTCGTGAGCACGAAGGCCTGA
- a CDS encoding GntR family transcriptional regulator, giving the protein MPIMNEPESHPSGAASPEAIAERIRTAILEHRLAPGAKLTEAQLCDVFNVKRGAIRQALAQLATDKLVDLEPNRGAFVASPTLQDVHEVFEMRRIIELAVVERLATGPGAKRLKGVASLIEKERKAFQRQDFAAWIRLSGEFHTTLATLMGNATLSECLDGLVARSTLMSALYESHGRSPCSCDDHDEILGALEAGDPKRAVTLMAHHLQHVELKMLDRPAQGQVDLREVFGGA; this is encoded by the coding sequence ATGCCGATCATGAACGAGCCCGAATCCCACCCGTCCGGTGCAGCCAGCCCCGAAGCGATCGCCGAGCGGATCCGCACGGCGATCCTCGAGCATCGGCTCGCGCCGGGCGCGAAGCTGACGGAGGCGCAGCTCTGCGACGTGTTCAATGTGAAGCGCGGGGCGATCCGCCAGGCGCTCGCGCAGCTCGCGACCGACAAGCTCGTCGATCTCGAGCCGAACCGTGGCGCGTTCGTCGCGAGTCCGACGCTGCAGGACGTGCACGAGGTGTTCGAGATGCGCCGGATCATCGAGCTCGCCGTGGTTGAGCGGCTCGCGACCGGGCCCGGCGCGAAGCGGCTGAAGGGCGTCGCCTCGCTGATCGAGAAGGAACGCAAGGCGTTCCAGCGGCAGGACTTCGCGGCCTGGATCCGCCTGTCGGGCGAATTCCATACGACGCTCGCCACGCTGATGGGCAATGCGACGCTCAGCGAGTGCCTCGACGGGCTCGTCGCACGCTCGACGCTGATGTCCGCGCTGTACGAGTCGCACGGCCGCAGCCCGTGCTCGTGCGACGACCACGACGAGATCCTCGGCGCGCTGGAGGCGGGCGATCCGAAGCGGGCGGTGACGCTGATGGCGCACCACCTGCAGCATGTCGAACTGAAGATGCTGGACCGGCCCGCACAAGGGCAGGTCGATTTGCGCGAAGTGTTCGGCGGCGCCTGA
- the ldcA gene encoding muramoyltetrapeptide carboxypeptidase, whose product MSFQPAASYTIRLLAPSGYPHDPDAINRALERLSTAQHRIENIEATQRRFQRFGGTDGERAGDLNRLADPERPLPDIALAVRGGYGAARILHGLDYRGLERRLRDQPVALVGHSDFTALQLALYAKARIKTFGGPMLSADFGAETPSDFTMQHFWQTLTQPSTTIIAEAPQVQSVNVTGTLWGGNLAILTSLVGTPYMPDIEGGILFIEDVNEQPFRIERMIYQLHLSGLLARQQALVLGQFTGARPFEYDNGYDMQAMIDQVREVVGIPVVTGLQFGHVPDLLTLPFGAQAQLVANAHGFRLTLSDYPHLG is encoded by the coding sequence ATGTCCTTCCAGCCCGCTGCGTCCTACACCATCCGCCTGCTTGCGCCGTCCGGCTATCCGCACGACCCGGACGCAATCAATCGCGCGCTCGAACGCCTCAGCACCGCACAGCACCGCATCGAGAACATCGAAGCGACGCAGCGGCGCTTCCAGCGGTTCGGCGGCACCGACGGCGAGCGGGCAGGCGACCTGAACCGCCTTGCCGATCCCGAGCGGCCGCTGCCGGACATCGCGCTCGCGGTGCGCGGCGGCTACGGCGCCGCGCGCATCCTGCACGGGCTCGACTATCGCGGGCTCGAGCGCAGGCTCCGCGACCAGCCGGTCGCGCTCGTCGGCCACAGCGACTTCACGGCGCTCCAGCTCGCGCTGTACGCGAAGGCGCGCATCAAGACGTTCGGCGGCCCGATGCTGTCCGCCGACTTCGGCGCGGAAACGCCGAGCGATTTCACGATGCAGCACTTCTGGCAGACGCTGACGCAGCCGAGCACGACGATCATCGCCGAAGCGCCGCAAGTGCAGAGCGTGAACGTGACGGGCACGCTGTGGGGCGGCAACCTGGCGATCCTCACGTCGCTGGTCGGCACGCCGTACATGCCCGACATCGAAGGCGGCATCCTGTTCATCGAGGACGTGAACGAGCAGCCGTTCCGGATCGAACGGATGATCTACCAACTGCACCTGTCGGGGCTGCTCGCGCGCCAGCAGGCGCTCGTGCTCGGCCAGTTCACCGGCGCGCGGCCGTTCGAGTACGACAACGGCTACGACATGCAGGCGATGATCGACCAGGTGCGTGAGGTGGTCGGCATCCCGGTCGTGACGGGGCTCCAGTTCGGCCACGTGCCCGATCTGCTGACGCTGCCGTTCGGCGCGCAGGCGCAACTGGTCGCGAACGCGCATGGTTTCCGCCTCACTTTGTCGGACTATCCGCACCTCGGATGA
- the tadA gene encoding tRNA adenosine(34) deaminase TadA: MTSDALHDAARSAAAPAAESAADSPVPEAAPVSARDLHFMRLAQAAAEEARAAGEVPVGAVLVRGDEVIARGFNHPIGGHDPSAHAEMAALRMAAQHLQNYRMPGCELYVTLEPCLMCAGAIMHARIARVVYGAADPKTGACGSVIDAFANPQLNHHTEVTGGVLADECGAALKSFFAERRRALREARLARDAESGAS, from the coding sequence GTGACGTCCGACGCGCTGCACGACGCAGCCCGGTCGGCAGCCGCCCCGGCGGCCGAATCCGCCGCCGATTCCCCGGTTCCCGAAGCCGCGCCCGTATCGGCGCGCGACCTGCATTTCATGCGTCTTGCGCAGGCTGCCGCCGAAGAGGCGCGCGCGGCCGGCGAAGTGCCGGTCGGGGCGGTGCTCGTGCGTGGCGACGAAGTGATCGCACGCGGCTTCAACCATCCGATCGGCGGGCACGACCCGTCGGCCCATGCGGAAATGGCCGCGCTGCGCATGGCCGCGCAGCATCTGCAGAATTACCGGATGCCCGGCTGCGAGCTGTACGTGACGCTCGAGCCGTGCCTGATGTGCGCGGGCGCGATCATGCATGCACGCATCGCACGGGTCGTCTACGGTGCCGCCGATCCGAAGACGGGCGCGTGCGGCAGCGTGATCGACGCGTTCGCGAATCCGCAACTGAACCACCATACCGAAGTGACCGGCGGCGTGCTCGCCGACGAGTGCGGCGCCGCGCTGAAGTCGTTCTTCGCCGAGCGTCGTCGCGCGCTGCGCGAAGCGCGGCTCGCCCGCGACGCCGAATCCGGCGCGTCATAG
- a CDS encoding DnaJ family domain-containing protein: MRLLDALVEQRIAAAAARGEFDDLPGTGAPQALDDDLLVPEEVRVANRILKNAGFVPPAVEQLRALRNLHDEVQAVSDRAARCRLQAKILALDMALESLRGGPMVMPRDYCRRIAERLCERGLDEASAEAGPM; encoded by the coding sequence ATGAGATTGCTTGACGCCCTGGTCGAACAACGTATTGCCGCCGCCGCCGCGCGGGGCGAGTTCGACGATTTGCCGGGTACCGGCGCGCCGCAGGCGCTGGATGACGACCTGCTCGTGCCCGAGGAGGTGCGGGTGGCCAACCGTATCCTGAAGAATGCGGGCTTCGTGCCGCCGGCCGTCGAGCAATTGCGCGCGCTGCGCAACTTGCATGACGAAGTGCAGGCGGTCAGCGACCGTGCCGCGCGGTGCCGGCTGCAGGCAAAGATCCTCGCACTCGACATGGCGCTCGAATCGCTGCGCGGCGGCCCGATGGTGATGCCGCGCGACTACTGCCGGCGCATCGCGGAGCGGCTGTGCGAGCGCGGGCTCGACGAAGCGTCCGCCGAAGCGGGGCCGATGTGA
- a CDS encoding MFS transporter: protein MPDSRYRWVIVAAGGLMGCIAIGAMFSLPVFLRAIARDTGWSMTGISGAMTVGFIAMAFASMAWGSLSDRIGTRPVVITGAVLLSASLALASRAPSLLAFQLTFGLAVGGATAAIFAPMMACVTGWFDTHRSLAVSLVSAGMGMAPMTMAPLAAWLVSVRDWRTSMLLIAALAAAVMIPVSLLVRRAPALEGAHAAPAVSAPAGEPAAMSMSVADALRSPQFIVLLLTNFFCCATHSGPIFHTVSYAVTCGIPLIVAVSIYSVEGLAGMGGRIAFGILGDRIGAKRMLVAGLFAQALGALGYDFVRTLDGFYAVAVVFGFIYAGVMPLYSVLARENFPLRMMGTVIGGCAMAGSLGMAAGPVAGGLIVDTFGSYGWLYVGSFAIGVGAFLMATMFRPFAKARPETVTA from the coding sequence ATGCCGGATTCCCGATACCGCTGGGTCATCGTCGCCGCGGGCGGCCTGATGGGCTGCATCGCGATCGGCGCGATGTTTTCGTTGCCGGTGTTCCTGCGTGCGATCGCGCGCGACACGGGCTGGTCGATGACCGGCATTTCCGGCGCGATGACGGTCGGCTTCATCGCGATGGCCTTTGCGAGCATGGCGTGGGGCAGCCTGTCGGACCGCATCGGCACGCGTCCGGTCGTCATCACGGGTGCCGTCCTGCTGTCGGCGAGCCTGGCGTTGGCGAGCCGCGCGCCGTCGCTGCTCGCGTTCCAGCTCACGTTCGGCCTCGCCGTCGGCGGCGCGACGGCTGCGATATTCGCGCCGATGATGGCCTGCGTGACGGGCTGGTTCGACACGCACCGCAGCCTCGCGGTGTCGCTCGTGTCGGCCGGCATGGGGATGGCGCCGATGACGATGGCCCCGCTGGCCGCATGGCTCGTGTCGGTGCGCGACTGGCGCACGTCGATGCTGCTGATTGCGGCGCTGGCGGCCGCCGTGATGATCCCGGTGTCGCTGCTGGTGCGCCGGGCACCCGCGCTAGAAGGCGCGCATGCGGCTCCAGCGGTATCGGCGCCCGCCGGCGAGCCTGCGGCGATGTCGATGTCGGTCGCGGATGCGCTGCGCTCGCCGCAGTTCATCGTGCTGCTGCTGACCAACTTCTTCTGCTGCGCCACGCATTCGGGCCCGATCTTCCATACGGTCAGCTACGCGGTGACGTGCGGAATCCCGTTGATCGTCGCGGTGTCGATCTACAGCGTCGAAGGGCTTGCCGGCATGGGCGGCCGGATCGCGTTCGGGATCCTGGGCGACCGCATCGGCGCGAAGCGCATGCTGGTGGCCGGGCTGTTCGCGCAGGCGCTCGGTGCGCTCGGGTATGACTTCGTGCGCACGCTCGACGGGTTCTACGCGGTCGCGGTCGTGTTCGGCTTCATCTACGCGGGCGTGATGCCGCTGTATTCGGTGCTGGCGCGCGAGAACTTCCCGCTGCGGATGATGGGCACCGTGATCGGCGGCTGCGCGATGGCCGGCAGCCTCGGGATGGCTGCGGGCCCTGTGGCCGGCGGCCTGATCGTCGATACGTTCGGCAGCTACGGCTGGCTGTATGTCGGTTCGTTCGCGATCGGCGTAGGCGCGTTCCTGATGGCGACGATGTTCCGCCCGTTCGCGAAAGCGCGACCGGAAACGGTGACCGCGTGA
- a CDS encoding GntR family transcriptional regulator — MTSPNIVPLSAAPLYVQIKDTLRARILDGTHAPHSRMPSEHELCAMFDVSRITVRQALGDLQKEGLLFKLHGKGTFVSKPKAFQNVTSLQGFAEAMSSMGYEIVNQVRSFRTVKADRHLATKLNVPEGAPLVEIHRVRLLNREPVSLEQTWVPEAVGKRLAGADLATRDIFLVLENDCGIPLGHADVSIDAILADDEIVDALHVEESSPVLRIERLTHDASGAPIDYEYLYFRGDAFQYRLRIDRQKPRKPARKQR, encoded by the coding sequence ATGACCTCCCCCAACATCGTGCCGCTGTCGGCGGCCCCACTCTACGTGCAGATCAAGGACACGCTGCGCGCGCGCATTCTCGACGGCACCCATGCGCCGCACAGCCGGATGCCGTCCGAGCACGAACTCTGCGCGATGTTCGACGTCAGTCGCATCACGGTGCGCCAGGCGCTCGGCGATCTGCAGAAGGAAGGACTGCTGTTCAAGCTGCACGGCAAGGGCACCTTCGTGTCGAAGCCGAAGGCATTCCAGAACGTGACGTCGCTGCAGGGCTTCGCCGAGGCGATGTCGTCGATGGGCTACGAGATCGTCAACCAGGTGCGCAGCTTCCGCACCGTCAAGGCCGATCGCCATCTCGCGACGAAGCTGAACGTGCCCGAAGGTGCGCCGCTCGTCGAAATTCATCGCGTGCGGCTGCTGAATCGCGAGCCCGTGTCGCTCGAACAGACGTGGGTGCCCGAAGCCGTCGGCAAGCGTCTCGCGGGCGCCGATCTCGCGACCCGCGACATTTTCCTGGTTCTGGAAAACGACTGCGGCATCCCGCTCGGTCATGCCGATGTGTCGATCGACGCGATCCTCGCCGACGACGAAATCGTCGATGCGCTGCACGTCGAGGAAAGCAGCCCCGTGCTGCGCATCGAGCGCCTCACGCACGACGCGTCGGGCGCACCGATCGACTACGAATACCTCTACTTCCGCGGCGACGCCTTCCAGTACCGGCTGCGCATCGACCGGCAGAAGCCGCGCAAACCTGCAAGGAAACAGCGATGA
- a CDS encoding fumarate reductase/succinate dehydrogenase flavoprotein subunit: MTTHVLEYDIVVVGGGTAGPMAAIKAKERDPSLRVLLLEKANVKRSGAISMGMDGLNNAVIPGHATPEQYTREITIANDGIVDQEAVYAYAAHSFATIEQLDRWGVKFEKDGTGDYAVKKVHHMGSYVLPMPEGHDIKKVLYRQLKRARIAITNRIVATRVLTDAQGRASGVLGFDCRTAEFHVIRAKAVILCCGAAGRLGLPASGYLMGTYENPTNAGDGYAMAYHAGAALANLECFQINPLIKDYNGPACAYVTGPLGGFTANGKGERFIECDYWSGQMMWEFYQELQSGNGPVFLKLDHLAEETIQTIEQILHTNERPSRGRFHAGRGTDYRSQMIEMHISEIGFCSGHSASGVYVNARAETTVPGLYAAGDMAAVPHNYMLGAFTYGWFAGQNAADYVAGREHAPVDDEQVAAERTRVLAPLLRERGLAPAQVEYKLRRMVNDYLQPPKVTRKMEIGLQRFDAITEDIEEIKASHPHELMRAAEVRAIRDCAEMAARASLFRTESRWGLYHHRVDFPHRNDAEWFCHTWLRKDADGAMRSEKRPVEPYLVPLADDDRAAYTNLRIREPAALAAAL, from the coding sequence ATGACTACCCATGTGCTCGAATACGACATCGTCGTGGTCGGCGGCGGCACCGCCGGCCCGATGGCGGCGATCAAGGCAAAGGAGCGCGATCCGTCCCTGCGCGTGCTGCTGCTCGAAAAAGCCAACGTGAAGCGCAGCGGCGCGATCTCGATGGGGATGGACGGCCTGAACAACGCGGTGATCCCCGGGCACGCGACGCCCGAGCAGTACACGCGCGAGATCACGATCGCCAACGACGGGATCGTCGACCAGGAAGCCGTGTACGCGTATGCGGCGCACAGCTTCGCGACGATCGAGCAACTCGACCGCTGGGGCGTGAAGTTCGAGAAGGACGGCACCGGCGACTACGCGGTGAAGAAGGTTCATCACATGGGCTCGTACGTGCTGCCGATGCCGGAAGGACACGACATCAAGAAGGTGCTGTACCGGCAGCTGAAGCGCGCACGCATCGCGATCACGAACCGGATCGTCGCGACGCGCGTGCTGACCGACGCGCAAGGCCGCGCGAGCGGCGTGCTCGGCTTCGACTGCCGCACCGCCGAATTCCACGTGATCCGCGCGAAGGCCGTGATTCTCTGCTGCGGCGCGGCCGGCCGCCTCGGGCTACCGGCCTCGGGTTACCTGATGGGCACGTACGAGAACCCGACCAACGCAGGCGACGGTTATGCAATGGCGTATCACGCCGGTGCCGCGCTCGCGAATCTCGAATGCTTCCAGATCAACCCGCTGATCAAGGACTACAACGGCCCCGCGTGCGCGTACGTCACCGGCCCGCTCGGCGGCTTCACCGCGAACGGCAAGGGCGAACGCTTCATCGAATGCGATTACTGGAGCGGCCAGATGATGTGGGAGTTCTACCAGGAACTGCAAAGCGGCAACGGCCCCGTGTTCCTGAAGCTCGACCATCTCGCGGAAGAAACCATCCAGACGATCGAGCAGATCCTCCATACGAACGAGCGGCCGAGCCGTGGCCGCTTCCATGCGGGGCGCGGCACCGACTACCGCAGCCAGATGATCGAGATGCACATCTCCGAGATCGGTTTCTGCAGCGGCCACAGCGCATCGGGCGTGTACGTGAACGCACGCGCGGAGACGACGGTGCCCGGGCTCTACGCGGCCGGCGACATGGCGGCCGTCCCGCACAACTACATGCTCGGCGCATTCACGTACGGCTGGTTTGCCGGGCAGAATGCCGCCGACTACGTGGCCGGCCGAGAGCATGCGCCGGTGGACGACGAACAGGTCGCCGCCGAACGCACGCGCGTGCTCGCGCCGCTGCTGCGCGAGCGCGGCCTGGCACCAGCACAGGTCGAATACAAGCTGCGCCGCATGGTGAACGACTATCTGCAACCGCCGAAGGTGACGCGCAAGATGGAAATCGGGCTGCAACGCTTCGACGCCATTACTGAGGATATCGAAGAGATCAAGGCGAGCCACCCGCACGAACTGATGCGCGCCGCCGAAGTGCGTGCGATTCGCGATTGCGCGGAAATGGCCGCGCGCGCGTCGCTGTTCCGCACCGAGAGCCGCTGGGGGCTGTACCACCATCGCGTCGACTTCCCGCATCGCAACGACGCCGAATGGTTCTGCCACACCTGGCTGCGCAAGGACGCCGACGGTGCGATGCGCAGCGAGAAGCGGCCGGTCGAACCGTACCTCGTGCCGCTTGCCGACGACGATCGCGCCGCCTACACGAATCTGCGCATCCGCGAACCGGCCGCGCTCGCGGCCGCCCTTTGA
- a CDS encoding 4Fe-4S dicluster domain-containing protein codes for MSHTSHDIFQRSSAPVTIDETLCIADKGCTVCVDVCPLDLLAIDVSKGKAYMQFDECWYCMPCERDCPTGAVKVDIPYLLR; via the coding sequence ATGTCCCATACCTCGCACGACATCTTCCAGCGCAGCAGCGCACCCGTCACGATCGACGAGACCCTGTGCATCGCCGACAAGGGCTGCACCGTCTGCGTCGACGTGTGCCCGCTCGACCTGCTTGCGATCGACGTGTCCAAAGGCAAGGCCTATATGCAGTTCGACGAATGCTGGTACTGCATGCCGTGCGAGCGCGATTGCCCGACCGGCGCGGTCAAGGTCGACATCCCTTACCTGCTGCGCTGA